One window from the genome of Microbulbifer pacificus encodes:
- the rnhB gene encoding ribonuclease HII, translating to MKSSSSLPPYLCPYTGVLLAGVDEVGRGPLAGDVVAAAVILDPDSPIVGLADSKKLSEKRREVLFDEIREKALSFAIARATVEEIDRLNILHASMLAMKRAVEQLSLRPEFVLVDGNRKPDWHYACDTVVKGDDRVAAIAAASILAKVTRDREMVALDQQYPGYGLAGHKGYPTKAHMAALARLGVTPIHRKSFAPVQRQLALV from the coding sequence ATGAAATCCAGTTCGTCTCTTCCTCCCTATCTGTGTCCGTATACGGGTGTGTTGCTTGCCGGTGTCGATGAGGTGGGACGTGGTCCTCTGGCCGGGGACGTGGTGGCCGCGGCGGTAATTCTCGATCCCGATAGCCCCATCGTCGGGCTGGCGGACTCAAAAAAACTCAGTGAAAAAAGACGCGAAGTACTGTTCGATGAAATCCGTGAAAAGGCGCTGAGCTTTGCCATCGCCCGTGCGACGGTGGAAGAGATTGATCGGTTAAATATTCTGCACGCGAGTATGCTGGCGATGAAGCGCGCAGTTGAGCAATTGTCGCTGCGGCCTGAGTTTGTACTGGTGGACGGTAACCGCAAACCGGACTGGCACTACGCCTGTGATACCGTGGTGAAAGGGGATGACCGGGTTGCGGCGATTGCGGCGGCCTCTATTCTTGCCAAGGTCACGCGGGATAGGGAAATGGTGGCGCTGGATCAGCAGTATCCCGGATATGGCCTCGCCGGACATAAGGGTTATCCGACCAAGGCGCATATGGCGGCGCTCGCGCGGCTGGGGGTTACACCGATACACCGCAAAAGCTTTGCGCCAGTACAGCGGCAACTGGCGTTAGTGTAA
- the lpxB gene encoding lipid-A-disaccharide synthase, which translates to MRTLRIGMLAGEASGDILGAGLIAALRKRFPAVEVRGIAGPRMQALGAESLFPMERLSVMGLVEPLKRLPELLRIRRTLRENFLADPPDIFIGIDSPDFNLGLEEALRSAGIPTMHYVSPSVWAWRQGRIKKIARAVDHMLTLLPFEAEFYREHKVPVTFVGHPLADDIPLDVDVSAAKQVLGFSSEDEVVALLPGSRGGEVRLLGPLFLQAALWCYQRRPNLKFVLPAASPDRKSQIEQQLAQLPGIDALPLMVLDGNSQQALAAADAVLIASGTATLETMLMNKPMVVAYKMASLTYAIFSRMLHTPWVSLPNLLAQRELVPEILQDEATPEALGAALLNYFDDPLLGDQLRREFSELHQQLRRDASEKAADAVCKLLYG; encoded by the coding sequence GTGCGCACGTTGCGCATCGGTATGTTGGCCGGAGAGGCCTCGGGAGATATTCTCGGTGCGGGGTTGATTGCGGCTCTGCGGAAGCGTTTTCCTGCAGTGGAAGTGCGTGGTATTGCCGGTCCGCGTATGCAGGCGCTGGGAGCCGAGTCCCTGTTCCCGATGGAAAGGTTGTCGGTTATGGGGCTGGTGGAACCTCTGAAGCGTCTGCCGGAGTTACTTCGTATCCGCCGCACCCTGCGTGAAAACTTTCTTGCTGACCCTCCTGATATTTTTATCGGTATCGATTCGCCGGATTTTAATCTCGGGTTGGAGGAGGCCCTCCGCTCCGCCGGTATTCCCACGATGCATTATGTCAGCCCTTCCGTGTGGGCCTGGCGCCAAGGGCGGATAAAGAAAATCGCCCGCGCGGTGGACCATATGCTCACCCTGCTGCCATTCGAGGCGGAGTTTTATCGCGAGCACAAGGTGCCGGTGACCTTTGTCGGACACCCGCTGGCCGATGATATTCCTCTGGATGTCGACGTGTCGGCGGCAAAACAGGTGCTCGGTTTTTCCTCCGAGGATGAAGTCGTCGCGCTGCTGCCGGGTAGTCGCGGTGGAGAGGTTCGGCTGCTGGGGCCCCTTTTTTTACAGGCGGCGCTCTGGTGCTATCAGCGTCGGCCAAATCTCAAGTTCGTGTTGCCAGCGGCAAGCCCGGATCGCAAATCGCAGATTGAGCAGCAACTGGCGCAATTGCCCGGTATCGACGCGCTGCCACTGATGGTCCTTGACGGAAACTCCCAGCAGGCACTGGCTGCTGCAGATGCGGTACTGATTGCATCCGGAACTGCGACTCTCGAAACCATGCTGATGAACAAACCTATGGTCGTGGCCTATAAAATGGCGTCGCTGACCTACGCAATTTTTTCGCGCATGCTGCACACCCCCTGGGTTTCCCTGCCAAACCTGTTGGCGCAGCGTGAGCTGGTGCCGGAAATTCTCCAGGATGAGGCCACGCCTGAAGCACTGGGGGCGGCATTGTTGAATTACTTTGATGATCCATTGCTCGGTGATCAATTGCGCAGAGAATTCAGCGAGCTGCACCAGCAGCTGCGCCGCGATGCCTCGGAAAAAGCCGCGGACGCAGTGTGTAAGTTGTTGTACGGCTAA
- the lpxA gene encoding acyl-ACP--UDP-N-acetylglucosamine O-acyltransferase: MQTRIHPTAIVDDSASIGEGVHIGPYSVIGPGVEVGDGCEIASHVVLSGPTRLGKNNRIYQFATVGQDTPDKKYQGEPTTLVIGDGNVIREGVTIHRGTVQDRGETTIGNGNLLMAYAHIGHDSVIGNNTILVNNVALAGHVHVGDWAILSGYTLVHQYCTIGEHAFTGMGCGVGKDVPAYVMVAGNPAEAKTINAEGLRRRGFSREDIALINRAYKIVYRRGLTTDEALESLQPLRQESAAIQPWIDSLQNSTRGIVR, from the coding sequence ATGCAAACCAGGATTCATCCAACCGCCATTGTCGACGACTCGGCGAGTATTGGCGAAGGCGTGCATATCGGCCCCTATAGTGTAATCGGGCCCGGTGTAGAAGTCGGCGATGGGTGTGAGATCGCCTCGCACGTCGTGCTCAGCGGGCCGACCCGGCTGGGCAAAAACAATCGTATTTATCAGTTCGCCACGGTAGGGCAGGACACTCCGGATAAAAAATACCAGGGTGAGCCCACCACACTGGTGATTGGCGATGGCAATGTCATTCGTGAAGGCGTTACCATTCACCGCGGTACCGTGCAGGATCGCGGTGAGACCACTATTGGCAACGGCAATCTGCTGATGGCCTACGCACACATTGGCCACGATAGCGTGATCGGCAACAATACTATTCTCGTCAACAACGTGGCGCTTGCGGGCCACGTACATGTGGGCGACTGGGCAATCCTTAGCGGTTATACCCTCGTTCATCAGTACTGCACGATCGGCGAACACGCATTTACCGGGATGGGGTGTGGTGTCGGTAAGGATGTTCCCGCCTACGTGATGGTGGCTGGCAACCCTGCAGAGGCCAAGACCATCAATGCTGAGGGACTGCGCAGGCGCGGTTTCAGCCGCGAGGACATCGCACTGATCAATCGCGCTTACAAGATTGTTTACCGTCGTGGTTTGACAACAGATGAGGCGCTGGAGTCTCTGCAGCCGTTGCGCCAGGAGTCCGCGGCAATTCAGCCCTGGATCGATTCCCTGCAAAATTCCACTCGTGGCATCGTCCGTTGA
- the fabZ gene encoding 3-hydroxyacyl-ACP dehydratase FabZ, which yields MMDVQEIRQYLPHRYPFLLVDRVVELEEGKSIKGYKNISINEEVFNGHFPEMPIFPGVMIVEALAQVSGILGFKTLGQKPEDGYLYLFAGIDNVRFKRQVVPGDRLQLESEVISERRGIWKFAGKASVDGELAASADILCAVKKI from the coding sequence ATGATGGACGTTCAGGAAATTCGTCAATACCTTCCGCACCGCTATCCTTTTCTTCTGGTCGACCGTGTTGTTGAGTTGGAAGAGGGTAAGTCGATCAAGGGCTATAAAAACATTTCGATCAACGAAGAGGTGTTTAACGGCCACTTTCCGGAAATGCCAATCTTTCCGGGAGTGATGATCGTGGAGGCGCTGGCTCAGGTATCAGGTATTCTCGGCTTTAAAACCCTGGGGCAGAAGCCGGAGGACGGCTACTTGTACCTCTTCGCGGGTATCGACAATGTGCGCTTCAAACGCCAGGTTGTGCCGGGTGATCGCCTGCAATTGGAGTCTGAAGTGATTTCCGAGCGTCGCGGAATCTGGAAGTTTGCCGGCAAAGCCAGTGTAGACGGAGAGCTGGCGGCATCGGCGGACATTCTGTGTGCGGTGAAAAAGATCTGA
- the lpxD gene encoding UDP-3-O-(3-hydroxymyristoyl)glucosamine N-acyltransferase gives MKTGQPTLSQLAEVLGAELRLAEGASESLVPTGLNTLQDADDLEVSFLASANYRRFLASTRACAVLLTAEQAESCPVTALVVANPYHAFALATAIYDKTPQYAAGIDPSASVHPSAEVHPSACIGPGVIIEAHAKVAASAVIGPGCVVGEGSEIGARSRLFPNVVVYHGCFIGADCTVHSNTVIGADGFGFAPSQGQWIKIHQLGGVEIADEVEVGACTCIDRGALGNTVIGRGVKIDNMVQIAHNVRIGDYTAMAACSAVAGSAVIGKHCTIAGGAGIVGHVTIADHTHVTARSLVTKSIDEAGSYSSGTPFSDSRSWRRNAVRFGQLDQMARRLSELEKTLAANLGRADESTPQGEQE, from the coding sequence TTGAAGACCGGACAGCCAACACTGTCCCAGCTGGCTGAAGTGTTGGGCGCCGAACTGCGTTTGGCGGAAGGTGCCAGTGAGAGTCTGGTGCCTACCGGTCTCAATACGTTGCAGGATGCCGACGACCTTGAGGTCAGCTTTCTGGCGAGCGCCAACTATCGTCGCTTTCTTGCCAGCACTCGCGCTTGCGCGGTGCTGCTGACAGCTGAGCAGGCGGAATCGTGCCCGGTGACGGCGCTAGTGGTGGCAAATCCCTATCACGCATTCGCCCTCGCTACCGCCATTTATGACAAGACTCCGCAGTACGCTGCCGGTATAGATCCCAGCGCTTCTGTTCATCCCAGCGCGGAAGTGCACCCCTCCGCGTGTATCGGTCCGGGGGTGATCATTGAGGCGCATGCCAAAGTTGCGGCGTCCGCTGTTATTGGCCCCGGATGCGTGGTGGGTGAGGGTAGTGAAATAGGCGCCCGCTCACGGCTTTTCCCCAATGTCGTCGTTTATCATGGCTGCTTTATCGGTGCCGACTGTACCGTGCATAGTAATACCGTCATCGGTGCCGATGGATTCGGGTTCGCACCAAGCCAGGGGCAGTGGATCAAGATCCATCAGTTGGGCGGAGTGGAAATTGCCGATGAGGTGGAAGTAGGAGCTTGTACCTGTATCGACCGCGGAGCACTGGGCAACACAGTGATCGGTCGCGGGGTCAAGATCGACAACATGGTGCAGATCGCGCACAATGTGCGCATTGGTGACTATACGGCCATGGCCGCCTGTTCTGCAGTGGCGGGCAGCGCCGTTATCGGCAAGCACTGCACCATTGCCGGTGGCGCTGGCATTGTCGGTCACGTCACCATCGCGGATCACACCCATGTTACTGCCCGTTCGCTGGTGACCAAGTCCATTGATGAAGCGGGCTCATACTCCAGTGGTACCCCTTTCTCTGACAGCCGGTCGTGGCGGCGAAATGCGGTGCGATTTGGGCAGTTGGATCAGATGGCTCGCCGCCTGAGTGAACTTGAAAAAACATTGGCGGCTAATCTCGGGCGAGCGGATGAAAGTACGCCGCAAGGTGAGCAGGAATAA
- a CDS encoding OmpH family outer membrane protein — protein MFKFVKASAILLAGLMFAGAASAQTKVAVVNIQAAIMSTEKATAKINALKTSSEYSQLQNTAESIRVEVQKMAEDAQKNGVTWSEEKRAEEQRKINFKRSDFETTVKKLRAIEGQAVQDLQKDLLPKAKEALEAVIKERKLDLVLDATAAVYAGNDANLTEELVKRLNAAK, from the coding sequence GTGTTCAAATTTGTGAAAGCTAGTGCAATTCTGTTGGCGGGTCTGATGTTTGCGGGAGCGGCATCTGCACAAACCAAGGTGGCCGTGGTCAATATTCAGGCTGCGATCATGAGTACCGAAAAGGCGACGGCGAAAATCAATGCGCTCAAGACCAGCTCCGAGTACTCCCAACTGCAGAACACTGCGGAAAGCATTCGCGTGGAAGTGCAGAAAATGGCAGAAGATGCGCAAAAAAATGGCGTGACCTGGTCTGAAGAGAAAAGGGCTGAAGAGCAGCGCAAAATTAACTTCAAACGCTCCGATTTTGAAACGACTGTTAAAAAGCTGCGTGCGATTGAAGGGCAGGCGGTTCAGGATCTGCAAAAAGATCTGCTGCCGAAAGCCAAAGAGGCGCTGGAAGCTGTAATCAAGGAGCGCAAGCTGGATCTGGTCTTGGACGCCACTGCTGCCGTTTACGCGGGTAACGATGCCAACCTGACCGAAGAACTGGTCAAGCGTCTGAACGCTGCAAAATAA
- the bamA gene encoding outer membrane protein assembly factor BamA, translated as MKNFLKAASLGLALPITAYAQSFVVNDIRVEGLQRVSAGTVFAALPVRVGDQVESVEIQSATRALFRTGYFQDIQIGRENGVLVITVRERPAISKIEITGNKAIKTEDLLKGMNDNGLAEGQIFKRATLEGLAQELQRQYVAQGRYGASVKTEVKELPRNQVELKVVVDEGSVAAIKHINVVGNQAFSDEELGEIFELQTTGWLSWLNSDDKYSREKLTGDLERLESYYLDRGYLEFKIDSTQVSLSPDKKSVFITVNITEGDVYTVSDVELAGDPVVSEEEIRRLLLVRKGQTFSQVLMTTTSDYITKRLGNEGYTFAEVNGMPEANEEDKTVKVTFFIDPGKRAYVRRINFRGNTRTSDDVLRREMRQMESASASSARIEQSKVRLERLGYFKEVQVETTEVPGTSDQIDVEYTVEEQPSGSIGGTVGYAQGSGLVLGANVQENNWLGTGKSVGFGVNTSKYQTVVNFSYTDPYFTPDGVSRGFNVFYQERDYSEINLSSYNTTTYGAGLSFGYPISEISRIGLNVGFNHLELSTHSSSVQQIVSSPRPISGVTGEVDLDELASISEELGQAVEDGVVLDLSMPLDDSLLNTDYDGFVDLYGDEFDTWSLTTSYARSTLNRGILATRGASQQASMEIALPGGDLEYYKFIYTAQYFRPLTKDLTLRLRTRLGYANGYGDTGELPFFENFYGGGFGSVRGFERNTLGPRSTPAEFYDYVSCAVDAEGAVTKRCYVLNTDTGELVTESSGRRPDPFGGNILVEGSAEVIFPIPFVKDQRSMQSAFFIDAGNVFDSSCGATQLNCYDIDVDYLNVSAGIGLTWITGFGPLTFSLAKALRENEDDDVEVFQFSLGNSF; from the coding sequence ATGAAAAACTTCCTGAAAGCGGCTTCGCTCGGCCTGGCTCTGCCAATTACTGCCTACGCCCAGTCGTTTGTGGTCAACGATATTCGCGTAGAAGGTCTGCAGCGGGTTTCCGCCGGTACTGTGTTCGCGGCGCTGCCTGTGCGGGTGGGCGATCAGGTCGAAAGTGTGGAAATCCAGAGCGCGACCCGCGCACTGTTTCGCACCGGATACTTTCAGGATATCCAGATTGGTCGTGAGAACGGGGTGCTGGTGATTACCGTGCGCGAGCGCCCGGCAATCTCCAAGATTGAAATCACCGGCAACAAGGCGATCAAAACGGAAGACCTGCTGAAAGGCATGAATGACAACGGTCTTGCGGAGGGGCAGATTTTCAAGCGCGCGACGCTTGAAGGCCTGGCTCAGGAGCTGCAGCGCCAGTACGTGGCTCAGGGCCGCTACGGCGCCAGTGTAAAAACTGAGGTCAAGGAACTGCCGCGTAATCAGGTTGAACTGAAAGTGGTCGTGGACGAGGGCTCCGTGGCCGCCATCAAGCATATCAATGTGGTCGGCAACCAGGCGTTCTCGGATGAGGAACTGGGTGAAATTTTCGAGCTGCAGACCACTGGCTGGTTGTCCTGGCTGAACAGCGACGACAAATACTCTCGGGAAAAACTTACCGGTGACCTGGAGCGTCTGGAATCCTATTACCTCGACCGCGGTTATCTTGAATTCAAGATCGACTCTACCCAGGTGTCGCTGAGTCCCGACAAAAAGAGCGTTTTCATTACCGTCAATATCACCGAAGGTGATGTCTACACCGTTTCCGATGTGGAACTGGCCGGCGACCCTGTTGTTTCCGAAGAAGAGATCCGCCGCCTGTTGCTGGTTCGCAAGGGGCAGACCTTCTCTCAGGTATTGATGACGACAACCTCGGACTACATCACCAAGCGCCTCGGCAACGAAGGCTATACCTTCGCGGAAGTGAACGGGATGCCCGAGGCCAACGAGGAAGACAAAACCGTAAAGGTCACGTTCTTTATCGATCCCGGCAAGCGCGCCTATGTACGCCGCATCAATTTCCGCGGCAACACCCGCACCTCCGACGATGTGTTGCGCCGCGAAATGCGGCAGATGGAATCCGCATCCGCGTCCTCTGCGCGCATTGAGCAATCCAAGGTGCGTCTCGAGCGTCTCGGTTACTTCAAGGAAGTACAGGTAGAAACGACCGAGGTACCCGGTACTTCCGACCAGATCGATGTAGAGTACACGGTCGAAGAACAGCCTTCTGGTTCCATTGGCGGCACCGTGGGATACGCCCAGGGCAGTGGCTTGGTGCTCGGTGCCAATGTGCAGGAAAACAACTGGCTGGGCACCGGCAAATCCGTTGGCTTTGGGGTGAACACCTCCAAATACCAGACGGTGGTGAATTTTTCCTACACGGATCCATATTTCACGCCCGACGGCGTCAGTCGCGGTTTCAACGTGTTCTACCAGGAGCGTGACTACTCCGAGATCAACCTGTCCAGCTATAACACCACCACGTATGGCGCGGGGCTGAGCTTTGGTTATCCGATTTCGGAAATTTCCCGGATCGGCCTGAATGTGGGATTCAACCACCTGGAGTTGAGTACCCACAGTAGCTCAGTTCAACAGATTGTCTCCAGCCCGCGCCCGATCAGTGGTGTAACGGGGGAAGTAGACCTCGATGAACTGGCGAGTATTTCGGAAGAACTCGGGCAGGCCGTCGAAGACGGTGTCGTGCTCGATTTGAGCATGCCGCTGGATGACAGCCTGCTGAATACGGATTACGACGGGTTTGTCGATCTGTACGGCGATGAGTTTGATACCTGGTCGCTCACGACTTCGTATGCACGCTCAACCTTAAACCGCGGTATCCTCGCCACCCGCGGCGCCTCGCAACAGGCATCCATGGAAATCGCGCTGCCTGGCGGTGATCTTGAGTATTACAAGTTCATCTATACCGCGCAGTATTTCCGCCCATTAACCAAGGATCTGACATTGCGGTTGCGTACGCGTCTCGGTTACGCGAACGGCTATGGGGACACCGGCGAGTTGCCGTTCTTTGAAAACTTCTACGGCGGTGGTTTCGGCTCGGTGCGTGGTTTTGAACGCAATACCCTTGGGCCGCGCTCCACCCCGGCCGAGTTTTACGATTACGTTAGCTGTGCGGTAGATGCCGAGGGTGCAGTAACCAAACGCTGTTACGTGTTGAATACGGATACCGGTGAACTGGTGACGGAATCTTCCGGGCGTCGCCCCGACCCATTTGGTGGCAACATTCTGGTAGAAGGCAGTGCGGAAGTGATTTTCCCGATTCCATTCGTGAAGGATCAGCGCTCCATGCAGTCGGCGTTTTTTATCGACGCGGGTAACGTGTTCGACTCAAGCTGTGGCGCCACCCAGCTTAACTGTTACGATATCGACGTCGATTACCTGAATGTCTCTGCTGGCATCGGTCTGACCTGGATTACCGGTTTCGGTCCTCTCACCTTTAGCCTCGCCAAGGCACTGCGTGAAAACGAAGACGACGATGTAGAAGTGTTCCAGTTCTCACTGGGCAACAGTTTCTGA
- the rseP gene encoding RIP metalloprotease RseP: MLDFLQTAVWALIALGVLVSFHEFGHFIVARWCGVKVLRFSIGFGRRLVSRYDRHGTEFTISAIPLGGYVKMLDEREGTVAPNELDRAFNRKSVWARMAIAAAGPIANFLLAIVLFWGVFLGGTSGPVPVVGKVEPGSLAAVAGLEQGQEILAVDDHPTPTWQALNWRLANRLGDSGHIKFSVRYPDSSLEYHMYADIERWLAGREVPDPMEEIGVSLWIPEPGMTLSQIIPGSPAERGGLQVGDEIVSTDGQVFDAWDDWTSYIKARPEQPVQVTVARDGAELALTVIPDRVKLDGGEEIGRIGVAPAGASWPEDKVRRYHYGMLSALNKGLEETWSKTLFTLDSLKKLLLGQLSTRNLSGPITIAKVAGTSANAGWQSFLSLLALLSISLGVLNLLPIPVLDGGHLLYYGIEAIKGSPVSERVQMIGLQVGMAMVLGIMALALYNDILRL; the protein is encoded by the coding sequence ATGCTAGATTTTCTACAGACTGCAGTCTGGGCCCTCATTGCCCTCGGTGTATTGGTGAGCTTTCACGAGTTCGGCCACTTTATTGTTGCGCGCTGGTGTGGGGTCAAGGTACTGCGCTTCTCCATCGGTTTCGGTCGACGGTTGGTTTCCCGCTACGATCGCCACGGCACCGAGTTCACTATTTCGGCGATCCCTCTCGGCGGCTACGTCAAGATGCTGGACGAACGCGAAGGTACGGTCGCCCCTAATGAGCTGGATCGCGCCTTCAATCGCAAGAGCGTCTGGGCGCGTATGGCGATTGCGGCGGCCGGCCCGATTGCCAATTTCCTGCTCGCAATAGTGCTGTTTTGGGGCGTTTTCCTCGGTGGTACTTCCGGTCCTGTGCCAGTGGTGGGCAAGGTGGAGCCGGGCAGTCTGGCCGCTGTAGCCGGTTTGGAGCAGGGGCAGGAAATTCTTGCGGTGGATGATCATCCGACGCCGACCTGGCAGGCGCTGAACTGGCGCCTGGCCAATCGCCTCGGGGATAGCGGGCATATCAAGTTTTCCGTGCGCTACCCGGATTCCTCCCTGGAATATCACATGTACGCGGATATCGAGCGCTGGCTGGCCGGGCGGGAGGTGCCGGATCCCATGGAGGAAATTGGCGTTTCCCTGTGGATTCCCGAGCCCGGTATGACACTTTCCCAGATAATCCCGGGTAGCCCCGCGGAGCGGGGAGGGCTGCAAGTGGGCGATGAGATTGTATCCACTGACGGACAGGTATTTGACGCCTGGGACGATTGGACCAGCTATATCAAGGCGCGTCCGGAGCAACCGGTGCAGGTCACCGTTGCGCGGGATGGTGCGGAGCTGGCGCTTACCGTTATTCCCGATCGGGTCAAACTGGATGGTGGTGAGGAGATCGGGCGTATTGGCGTGGCGCCAGCCGGCGCGTCCTGGCCGGAAGACAAGGTGCGTCGTTACCACTACGGCATGTTGAGTGCACTCAACAAGGGGCTGGAAGAAACCTGGAGCAAGACACTCTTCACCCTCGATAGCCTGAAAAAATTGCTGCTCGGGCAACTTTCGACCCGCAACTTGAGCGGTCCAATCACCATTGCTAAAGTGGCCGGCACTTCGGCGAACGCCGGCTGGCAGTCATTCCTGTCATTGTTGGCATTACTAAGTATCAGTCTCGGTGTACTGAACCTGCTGCCTATTCCAGTACTGGATGGCGGGCATCTGCTTTACTACGGTATTGAAGCCATCAAGGGCTCTCCGGTGTCCGAGCGTGTGCAGATGATCGGTTTGCAGGTCGGTATGGCCATGGTGCTGGGGATCATGGCGCTGGCGTTGTACAACGACATTCTTCGACTTTAG
- the ispC gene encoding 1-deoxy-D-xylulose-5-phosphate reductoisomerase, producing the protein MHSTNPQAVCVLGSTGSIGVSTLDVLARHPQKYSVFALTARDRIEELAQQCQRFSPRFAVVLDEDKAAQLRRALKSGSGSVATEVLCGVDALCRVAAHEDVAVVMAAIVGAAGLKPTLAAVRKGKKVLLANKESLVMAGPLFMAALAESGAQLLPVDSEHNAIFQCLPYPCESLDAAGVERILLTGSGGPFRTRDPGALDTVTPEEACRHPNWSMGRKISVDSATMMNKGLEFIEACYLFHAKPADIQVVVHPQSIVHSMVQYRDGSLLAQMGNPDMRTPIAHALAFPERIDSGVAALDLIAQGRLDFEAPDDSRFPCLRLAREAMEAGGSAPTVLNAANEIAVDAFLAGELPFTGIARLIEKVMKTTEVVELTDLDAVELADRNARKRALEVLEELNGVRAGEPHPQMRSM; encoded by the coding sequence ATGCATTCCACGAATCCACAAGCCGTCTGTGTACTCGGGTCTACTGGCTCCATTGGTGTCAGTACTCTGGATGTGCTGGCGCGCCACCCGCAAAAATACTCGGTATTCGCACTGACCGCCCGCGATCGCATCGAAGAGCTGGCGCAGCAGTGCCAGCGTTTCTCGCCCCGATTTGCCGTAGTACTGGACGAAGACAAGGCCGCTCAGCTGCGCCGTGCACTGAAGTCGGGGTCAGGTAGTGTTGCGACGGAAGTTCTGTGCGGGGTGGATGCTCTGTGCCGGGTGGCTGCACACGAAGACGTGGCGGTGGTGATGGCGGCCATCGTGGGTGCTGCCGGCCTGAAGCCTACACTGGCGGCAGTGCGCAAGGGCAAGAAGGTGTTGCTTGCGAATAAAGAGTCACTGGTGATGGCGGGGCCGCTGTTCATGGCCGCGCTCGCAGAGAGTGGCGCGCAACTTTTGCCTGTCGACAGTGAGCACAACGCGATTTTCCAGTGCCTTCCCTATCCCTGTGAGAGCCTCGACGCTGCCGGGGTAGAGCGTATTCTGCTGACGGGTTCCGGTGGCCCCTTTCGTACCCGCGATCCGGGAGCGCTGGATACTGTGACACCGGAGGAGGCCTGCCGCCACCCGAATTGGTCCATGGGGCGCAAGATTTCCGTGGATTCCGCCACCATGATGAACAAAGGGCTGGAATTCATTGAAGCCTGCTATCTTTTTCACGCCAAGCCTGCGGATATCCAGGTGGTGGTGCACCCTCAGAGTATTGTGCATTCCATGGTGCAGTACCGGGATGGATCGCTTCTGGCGCAGATGGGGAATCCGGATATGCGCACACCCATTGCCCATGCGCTGGCGTTCCCGGAGAGGATCGACAGTGGTGTTGCCGCTCTGGATCTGATTGCGCAGGGGCGGCTTGATTTCGAGGCGCCGGATGACTCCCGCTTCCCGTGCCTGCGTCTGGCGCGGGAAGCCATGGAAGCAGGTGGCAGTGCACCAACGGTGCTGAATGCCGCCAATGAAATTGCCGTAGATGCTTTTCTCGCCGGCGAGCTGCCGTTTACCGGGATTGCCCGGCTCATCGAAAAGGTCATGAAAACCACCGAGGTGGTTGAACTGACGGACCTGGATGCAGTCGAACTGGCTGATCGGAATGCTCGTAAACGGGCGCTTGAAGTGTTGGAAGAGCTGAACGGTGTCCGTGCGGGTGAACCGCACCCGCAAATGAGATCAATGTAA
- a CDS encoding phosphatidate cytidylyltransferase, translated as MLKQRIITALVLVALFLGLLFFVPMQWFAIVVAAIILLGGWEWANLSNLNRALRFVFLGALGAALIGAAHYVFKFEFSSPDVDHARRILAVACGWWALAFLWVQGYPASAMLWGNRWARGLIGLVVLVPAWLSVVILQGLEHGPWLVLFVVAVVVAADVGAYFVGRKYGRHKLAREVSPGKSWEGFFGGLAACLVLALAVSFAFDLPVKNTILFTFGVLVTALASVIGDLVESMFKRHRGIKDSSRILPGHGGILDRLDSLTAALPVFTMAALASELPKYL; from the coding sequence GTGCTAAAACAAAGAATAATTACCGCGCTGGTATTGGTTGCTCTGTTCCTCGGGCTGCTTTTCTTCGTACCCATGCAGTGGTTTGCCATCGTGGTGGCGGCGATCATCCTGTTGGGGGGGTGGGAGTGGGCCAACCTGTCCAATCTGAACCGTGCGTTGCGGTTTGTGTTTCTCGGTGCGCTCGGTGCCGCCCTCATCGGGGCGGCGCACTATGTTTTCAAATTCGAATTCTCAAGCCCCGATGTGGACCACGCACGGCGAATTCTCGCAGTCGCCTGTGGTTGGTGGGCACTGGCTTTTCTCTGGGTCCAGGGGTATCCCGCGAGCGCCATGCTCTGGGGGAATCGCTGGGCCCGCGGCCTGATTGGCCTGGTGGTGCTGGTGCCGGCCTGGTTGTCCGTGGTTATCCTGCAGGGCCTTGAGCACGGTCCCTGGCTGGTGTTGTTTGTTGTGGCGGTCGTGGTGGCCGCGGATGTTGGGGCCTATTTTGTGGGCCGCAAATACGGCCGGCACAAGCTTGCTCGCGAAGTGAGCCCGGGCAAGTCCTGGGAGGGCTTTTTCGGTGGCCTTGCGGCCTGTCTGGTCCTGGCGTTGGCGGTGTCCTTCGCGTTCGACCTCCCTGTGAAAAACACCATATTGTTTACCTTTGGGGTACTGGTTACTGCGCTGGCGTCGGTAATCGGAGATCTGGTTGAAAGCATGTTCAAACGTCACCGTGGTATCAAAGACAGCAGTCGGATATTGCCGGGGCACGGTGGCATTCTGGACCGGCTGGACAGTCTCACGGCGGCACTGCCGGTATTCACCATGGCGGCGCTGGCGAGTGAATTGCCCAAGTATCTATAA